Genomic window (Arachis hypogaea cultivar Tifrunner chromosome 13, arahy.Tifrunner.gnm2.J5K5, whole genome shotgun sequence):
attttttattttattttagtaaaaaatatgTGTATACAAAGGTATTATAGTATTTCTGATAAGGATTTGGAttcttaaagtttgaatttcactttagagaataaagtgtgatcttttaccATTGATTTCATAAGTgggattgaaagagaaattattcaaaaataaaagattacacTTTACttttgaaattcaaactttagaggatctaaatcctTCTCGTAATTTATTTTGTAAATCACAGAAAAAAGACAAATATAAAATTGTGTAAGATTTAGGCCGTACACCAAACGTGGGACCCTTAAATGCACGGCAGAGATTGCCCCAACAACTTGGACGCAGTGAAAGGGATATGATACCTTTCACGCAGTTGCGTTTACACACTACACTTTCTGAGAGGAACACACTTTGGAAATTTAGAATCACAAAACCCTGTTTCTATCTCTAATATTCATGATCCATCCCGTGTTACCCCTTCTTCAGAAATAGGGGTTTGGGATAAAGTAACGATTTTTCGATCAGTTTCCCAGTGATTGTTCGTTGAGGTTCCTAATTGACTTTCTGGGTCTTTTTAAATTCCCATTTTTGAGTGTATAAAATGATGGGCATTGTGCTGGTGTTTCTATGATTCCTTCCATCTGTCATCTGTGCTTATTTCTATGCTGGAGAATCCGAGTGTTAGTTTTCTATGCTAAATTgtcgattttctttttcttatgtttttatGTATTGTGTGTTTGTTTATTAGCCCGTCGTTTCTATTTGTATTAGTGCACAGTTCTGTTTTTTACTTTTGTTTGTGGAAGTTGTGTGAATGATGATGTTCTATTTGAATATTTGTATTAGATGTATTCACTTTGCTTGAGCGCTTTGGCCTGTTGTGTATTGCTTTTAGTAGATTGCATGTTGATAATGTTTTTGTaagtatatatttataatatgtaAGATTTATTTCATTTGTTCAATTCATTGTTTCAACTGAACAAACAATTTTCTTTATGTGTGTGGTAACAGATGATTTAAGAGTGAGGATGCTCTCAAACTGATTTATCTTTGAAGCTTGATGTGTTTATCTTCAATGTGAATTTGAAGTGTCTCTAATGGGGAATATACTGAGTCTGAATAGTTCCAAGACTAGATGGAGTGATCCCTCTGTGGCGGCTTTGCAAGATGAAGCTTGCAAGAGGCAGAGGTTATTATCAAGCTCCTGTGAAGATAATTCAAGACTGATACCATCCCTTCCTGATGAGATATCAATCCAAATTCTAGCTAGGGTTCCTCGAATTAATTATTTAAGTCTGAAGTTAGTTTCGCATGTGTGGAAGGCTGCCCTTGTGAGCCCTGAACTATTTTGTGTGAGAAAAGAACTTGGAACCACGGAAGAGTGGCTCTACATATTAACAAGGGtcaaagatgataagcttttatGGTATGGCTTGGACCCTATTTCCAGAAGATGGCAAAGGTTGCCACCAATGCCAAAAATCTCCTTTGAAGATGAAGTAAAGAAGGGTTTGGCTGCCTTTCCCCTTAGAGTGTGGAGCATGATGGGTTCACGTATCAAGATTGCTGATATCATCATGAGCTGGCTTGGTCGGAGAGATGCTCTGGATCGGATGCCATTTTGTGGTTGCTCCATTGGAGTTGTTGATGGTTGCATCTATGCATTAGGAGGATTTTCGAGAGCTTCGGCAATGAAGTCTGTTTGGCAGTATGATCCCGTCAAAAACTCTTGGACTGAGGCTAGCCCAATGTCTGTTGGTAGAGCGTATTGCAAGACGGGTATACTAAATAATAAGCTTTATGTTGTTGGAGGCGTTACTAGGGGTCGTGGTGGACTCAGCCCCCTTCAATCTGCAGAAGTTTACGACCCCCATACAGGAACATGGTCCCCATTACCAAACATGCCTTTTGCAAAAGCTCAGGTGTTGCCTACTGCTTTTCTGGCTGATTTGCTCAAGCCTATTGCGACAGGAATGACTTCATACAGGGGAAGGTTGTTTGTTCCTCAGAGTTTGTATTGCTGGCCATTTTTTGTTGATGTTGGGGGTGAGGTTTATGATCCGAATGTAAATTCATGGCTTGAAATGCCAATTGGCATGGGTGAAGGTTGGCCAGCGAGGCAAGCCGGAACAAAGTTGAGTGTTACAGTCAATGGTGATTTATATGCCCTTGATCCTTCAAATTCCCTTGACAGTGCAAAGATCAAGGTATATGATTATGAAGGTGATAGCTGGAAAGTTGCTGCAGGAGATGTTCCTATTCATGATTTCACTGATGCAGAATCGCCTTATCTTTTAGCTGGTTTGCTTGGAAAAATTCATGTAATAACAAAAGATGCTAATCACAACATAACAGTGTTTCAGGCTGACTTGCAAAGTGATTTAGCTTCTGGCCAACCCAACTTGTCATCTTCGGATTACTCATCCAGTGAACATGCTGATTCTTCAGCAGAATCCAGGATTTGGAGGGTTCTTGCAAGTAGGAGTGGTAGATCTGCTGAACTAGTTAGTTGTCAATCTCTTAAAATTTGATGTTTTTGGGAGATAAGAGTCCTCTTATGGTTATGATTTCTGAGCGTGTTTGTGTTGGTTGGAATGGTCACTAATAAGCCACAATGTAAATTTTACAAGTGTAAATTATTTGCTTAATGATTGATTGGTATATTGTAAGCATTCAAGATTCCCTCTTACACAACATTTAAACTATACTAATATTAATATGATCATTCAAAAGATAGTATATCGAAACTTATAGTTTACCGGATCATTTATTTACATTTGAGTATATCATCATCTTTAAAGAGGGACATATATCAACCCAACCAATCTCTAGTTTTCAAAACTACTATGTTTAATGTGCGTGATAAAGAGAGAGATTCTTCAAGGGTGTTTTTTCTCCTATTGTCAGTGAAAGGAAATAATCTTTTTTAGTCAATCAGGCTTACTCGCTTAAAGTTCTCTTTAGAACAAGTATTGTGCTATTTTCACAACTTTTTATACTCACTTTCCAACTACAGTACCCAATACAAATTACAAATGTCTTCTTTTCCTATAATAATCATAACATGGTTAAGGGCAAGTGGTCCAACACATGAAAATAACCCAAAATGATGAAAACAGAACACAGAAGAGGATGGAAATCATATACAACTTTGTAGTGTATAACTCTCAAAAAAGAAAGCACAGTCTGGTTTCACTATGTTTTTGCTTCTTGTTGAATATTCAAAAAATCAACTAGAAGACCTAACAAGGTGCGAATACGGTTGTGTATTCGCTTGGCCATTGAATGTTGAAAGATCATCTAGGACCAGAGAGTTCATCTGCTGGGATATTGAAAGTGGAGTCTAAGAGCATATCAGTAGTGTGATGGCGCATGCGGTCGAATTCATGCTGGGTCATTGGCATCTCCTCTTTCTGCCATTGATCCCATTTTTCTGCCAAACCATCACCTTCTAGCATGCTCACCACCTCAGACATCTTAGGCCTTTCCATAGGGGAGCTTTGTGTGCACAATAAGGCCACCTGGATCAGTTGCTCTACCTCTTCATCTTCATAATTTCCCTGTAAATCTGCATCAACCAGTGTCTCCAGCTTCTTGTCCTTCAGAATTCCTTTAACCTGAACTCAAAACAATGACATTTCCCAACAGTGACCACTAGCCCATAGGTGTTAATATGTGGAAACAACCAGTACAGTAAGAATGAACTTCAATGGGATATCTATCATACAAGGATTAGAATAATTTTGTTGAATACAAGTAACTGTCATCAAAGAAGTGTTGATATAATTTTCATAAATGGGATGCCTACCCAATGAAGCAACATGACATCATCATCATTGGCAAGACGTGCTAGATCAAAAGCCCTCTGTCCGGTTATCAGTTCAAGAAGCATCACACCATATCCAAAAACATCAGTCTTCTCTGAAGACTTTCCGGTTGAGAGGTACTCCGGCGCTATATGCCCGATTGTACCACGTACAGCAGTGGTAACATGAGTATTTCTGTAATCCATCAGCTTTGCTAAGCCAAAATCTCCAACAACTGCTTCAAAATCCTCATCCAGCAATATATTAGCAGCTTTGACATCACGATGAATAATCTTTGGATTACAATGATCATGTAAATAAGCAAGTCCCCGAGCAGATCCCAGTGCTatactctttctttttttccaGTCAAGTGGTGGACGTGTTTCTGGACGATCTGTGGCAACACaatcaatataaataaatgaaaatttaatatgaaaatacaagTTTTAACCAACAATAAGAACATCCACTAATGTTAAATTATATATGCACTTGATTTTAATAACAGAGAGGATGAACTTAGATGATATGTAAAATTTGCACTGCCAATTCAGCATGTATGTGGCCATACCAGATAGCATCTTAGAAATACAGTGGAAATCAATTTGACATTGGAAAACTAACACTTCTATATCTACCAGAAAAAAAAGACTTGAGAGTGAAGGTTTTCACTACAGAAATAAAAGAAACTAagtaatatattaacaaaaatgatGCATATCACACTAATCCACACTAAATATAGATCACAGTAGAGTAAGAATGAATGGTACCCCGTAAACAAGATGATACACTTCCATTTGCCATGAAAGGATACACAAGCAACCGTTCGGTAGGTGTCATACAAAAACCATGCAGCCGGAGCAAATTACGATGGACAGCCATGCTAATCATTTCCACTTCAGTTTGAAATTGAAGCTCCCCACCCTGTGTGCGTTCCTCTTTAAGTCTTTTTACTGCTACAAGAGTACCATTGGTAAGGCGTCCTTTATAAACCTTGCCAAACCCTCCTCTTCCAAGAATATTCTTGCTATTAAAGCTATCTGTAGCGACTTGCAGCTCACGCAGCGAAAACCTTTTAAGCTGACCAAGATGAACTTCAGGATCCTCCTCAGCTGCCATTGAAAAATATCAGTGTAGCTAAATCAGCAGTGGCTATCACATACAGATTCTTAATCAGCATATATACCATCTTTTATGTGTTAGTCAACTAACCAGGAACATCAAAGAAATAATCGGCCCGTTTCCTTCTTCGCAAACAGGCAACTGCAATGGCAGGGCCTGCAAACAACAGAGCAGCACCTGCAGCAACTCCTCCAGCAATAGATCCAGTGGCACTGCTACCTACAATGAGTTACAGAATCTTCAATTGTGATTGAATAAATTTTTCAATATCTTTAAAACAAAAGGTTCAACATTATTATCAACTTTCTCTCTTGAATAGACAATGTGAGGCATCTGCCTCAATATCTCAACaactcataaatattttttaagcaCACAGAAGAAGTTATGCTCAAGATATATCAAACAATCAAGATCACAGTTCAAAAAAAGTTATTCTGTTCTTTTCAACAAGTTTAAATTTGAGTGTCAGTTGCAGGCACCATCCGTAATTATATTCCCAGCTAACGATTTTAGTTCAAGCAAATCAAGTTATTATTTGATAAGTTAAATCCATTAACAATAAAACAAACATCAACAAACCTGAAGAAGCTTTTGGAGGTGGAGCAGTGGGGGGAGATGGAGGGTTTGTTTCATTCAAGCCAGGGCTATTATTTTTAAAACTGCAAAGAGGAACTCGGACATTAGCAGAAATTTTATAAATTCTACCTCAATGATAAtagtaaaaagaaacaaaataactTGCACCAACCTGATTGGAGTGAACATTGAAAATGAACCATTTATTGGAACATCTCCTGTTAAATTGTTGTTTGATAGATCACTATATTCCACAACAGCCATAATGTCAGATTTCACAAAATAATATATGTGATAATAGTATACCAAGGCATCTTCATTTGCAGAAGTTCATGAAAGCTCTAAGTGAAACAGTAAAACTCACAGGACTTGCAGTGACATCACAGTTGTCAAAGACATGGGAATTTTTCCTGACAAACTATTGTTGTTGAGACGCCTGCTTCAGGCAGCAGGGTGAATGAGTATGCATATTATAAACCATTGATAGGGTAGAATGATAGTTTTTTTCTTAATGTTATTGCAGTGTCTAGTGAAAATTAAATAGTCATAGAACATGTTGCGAGTGAGAAGTATGCATGCTAAGACATAAATGAAGTAACAAAATGAAACAGATTTAAGTTTTGCAGATTAAAGATACGAGAAAAAGGAAGCATGTCATACAGGAAACGTAGCTTTTTAAGGTTGCTCAATGAGTCCGGTATAGGGCCGGTTAACTTATTCACGTACAGATCCAAGCTCACCAAGTTTGTCAAATTTC
Coding sequences:
- the LOC112792269 gene encoding F-box/kelch-repeat protein At1g22040 yields the protein MGNILSLNSSKTRWSDPSVAALQDEACKRQRLLSSSCEDNSRLIPSLPDEISIQILARVPRINYLSLKLVSHVWKAALVSPELFCVRKELGTTEEWLYILTRVKDDKLLWYGLDPISRRWQRLPPMPKISFEDEVKKGLAAFPLRVWSMMGSRIKIADIIMSWLGRRDALDRMPFCGCSIGVVDGCIYALGGFSRASAMKSVWQYDPVKNSWTEASPMSVGRAYCKTGILNNKLYVVGGVTRGRGGLSPLQSAEVYDPHTGTWSPLPNMPFAKAQVLPTAFLADLLKPIATGMTSYRGRLFVPQSLYCWPFFVDVGGEVYDPNVNSWLEMPIGMGEGWPARQAGTKLSVTVNGDLYALDPSNSLDSAKIKVYDYEGDSWKVAAGDVPIHDFTDAESPYLLAGLLGKIHVITKDANHNITVFQADLQSDLASGQPNLSSSDYSSSEHADSSAESRIWRVLASRSGRSAELVSCQSLKI
- the LOC112792267 gene encoding BRASSINOSTEROID INSENSITIVE 1-associated receptor kinase 1 isoform X2; the encoded protein is MRMRFFWSCMERVTSWCFMGQFLICAILVLDVMLKVSANSEGDALNSLKNSLTDPGDVLQSWDSSLVNPCTWFHVTCSNDNSVIRVDLGNANLSGQLVPALGRLPNLQYLELYSNNITGKIPDELGNLTNLVSLDLYVNKLTGPIPDSLSNLKKLRFLDLSNNNLTGDVPINGSFSMFTPISFKNNSPGLNETNPPSPPTAPPPKASSGSSATGSIAGGVAAGAALLFAGPAIAVACLRRRKRADYFFDVPAEEDPEVHLGQLKRFSLRELQVATDSFNSKNILGRGGFGKVYKGRLTNGTLVAVKRLKEERTQGGELQFQTEVEMISMAVHRNLLRLHGFCMTPTERLLVYPFMANGSVSSCLRDRPETRPPLDWKKRKSIALGSARGLAYLHDHCNPKIIHRDVKAANILLDEDFEAVVGDFGLAKLMDYRNTHVTTAVRGTIGHIAPEYLSTGKSSEKTDVFGYGVMLLELITGQRAFDLARLANDDDVMLLHWVKGILKDKKLETLVDADLQGNYEDEEVEQLIQVALLCTQSSPMERPKMSEVVSMLEGDGLAEKWDQWQKEEMPMTQHEFDRMRHHTTDMLLDSTFNIPADELSGPR
- the LOC112792267 gene encoding BRASSINOSTEROID INSENSITIVE 1-associated receptor kinase 1 isoform X1 produces the protein MRMRFFWSCMERVTSWCFMGQFLICAILVLDVMLKVSANSEGDALNSLKNSLTDPGDVLQSWDSSLVNPCTWFHVTCSNDNSVIRVDLGNANLSGQLVPALGRLPNLQYLELYSNNITGKIPDELGNLTNLVSLDLYVNKLTGPIPDSLSNLKKLRFLRLNNNSLSGKIPMSLTTVMSLQVLDLSNNNLTGDVPINGSFSMFTPISFKNNSPGLNETNPPSPPTAPPPKASSGSSATGSIAGGVAAGAALLFAGPAIAVACLRRRKRADYFFDVPAEEDPEVHLGQLKRFSLRELQVATDSFNSKNILGRGGFGKVYKGRLTNGTLVAVKRLKEERTQGGELQFQTEVEMISMAVHRNLLRLHGFCMTPTERLLVYPFMANGSVSSCLRDRPETRPPLDWKKRKSIALGSARGLAYLHDHCNPKIIHRDVKAANILLDEDFEAVVGDFGLAKLMDYRNTHVTTAVRGTIGHIAPEYLSTGKSSEKTDVFGYGVMLLELITGQRAFDLARLANDDDVMLLHWVKGILKDKKLETLVDADLQGNYEDEEVEQLIQVALLCTQSSPMERPKMSEVVSMLEGDGLAEKWDQWQKEEMPMTQHEFDRMRHHTTDMLLDSTFNIPADELSGPR